In the Campylobacter sp. RM6914 genome, one interval contains:
- a CDS encoding molybdate ABC transporter permease subunit, which yields MNELNWLIHPLILSTKTLGTSFLLFILIGTPIAYLLAFYNGKFKAFFETIVMFPLIFPPIATGFLLLYLLGRNGIIGKALNLEIAFSFNALILASFLAGLPLFVKPVAAALENFPKTLIEAAQSLGKNRAHIAFFVMFPNIFKSVLAALILALARGLGEVGITLMLGGNIVGKTDTVSLAIFNAVYDGENEQALILSLILVILSIIMFGIINFLNSRRK from the coding sequence TTGAACGAGCTAAATTGGCTTATCCATCCGCTTATCTTAAGCACCAAAACGCTTGGGACAAGCTTTTTGCTTTTTATCCTTATAGGCACACCAATCGCTTATTTGTTGGCATTTTACAATGGTAAATTTAAAGCCTTTTTTGAAACGATAGTCATGTTTCCGCTTATTTTCCCTCCTATTGCAACTGGGTTTTTGCTGCTTTATCTACTTGGACGAAACGGGATCATCGGAAAAGCTCTAAATTTAGAGATCGCCTTTAGCTTTAATGCCCTTATCTTGGCTTCTTTTTTGGCTGGATTGCCGTTATTTGTAAAGCCCGTTGCAGCCGCACTTGAAAACTTTCCCAAAACTCTCATCGAAGCCGCACAAAGCCTTGGTAAAAACAGAGCCCATATCGCCTTTTTTGTAATGTTTCCAAATATTTTTAAAAGCGTTTTAGCTGCTCTTATCTTAGCTCTTGCACGCGGACTTGGAGAGGTTGGCATAACGCTAATGCTAGGCGGAAACATTGTCGGTAAAACAGATACCGTTTCACTTGCGATATTTAACGCTGTGTATGACGGTGAGAATGAGCAAGCGTTAATCCTAAGCCTTATTTTGGTAATTTTAAGCATTATAATGTTTGGTATAATAAATTTTTTAAACAGCCGCCGAAAGTAA
- the modA gene encoding molybdate ABC transporter substrate-binding protein, with protein MKKIVLLLFTTVFMLSADSLLVGAGGGYKKPISAVIDNLKKEGANIDGAFANLGQITIQAKEGKMAIIVGDEAFLNKTNLDIKGYERIGKGALVLVTPKNKTIKDVNDLKNLNRIAMPDPKKAIYGIRATEFLQNANLKNNLSAKILPVAGVPQIVAYVINNEVDAGFINPTEAKAKKDEFGSIIYINESLYNYVYISAAKLKACENNALCEKFINELKSDRSKEIFAKFGLK; from the coding sequence ATGAAAAAGATAGTTCTTTTGTTATTTACTACGGTTTTTATGCTAAGTGCCGATAGCTTGCTAGTAGGCGCCGGCGGTGGATATAAAAAGCCAATTAGCGCCGTGATAGATAATCTTAAAAAAGAAGGCGCAAACATCGACGGTGCCTTTGCAAATTTAGGACAGATAACTATCCAAGCCAAGGAAGGTAAGATGGCGATAATCGTTGGCGACGAGGCATTTTTAAACAAAACCAACCTTGATATCAAAGGATATGAGCGTATCGGAAAAGGTGCTTTGGTGCTTGTAACTCCCAAAAACAAGACTATAAAAGACGTTAACGATCTTAAAAATTTAAACCGTATCGCCATGCCTGACCCCAAAAAGGCTATTTATGGAATTCGTGCAACCGAGTTTTTACAAAACGCGAATTTAAAGAACAATCTTAGCGCTAAAATCTTACCCGTTGCAGGTGTGCCGCAAATAGTTGCTTACGTGATCAACAACGAAGTTGATGCAGGTTTTATCAACCCAACTGAAGCAAAAGCCAAAAAGGACGAATTTGGCTCGATTATTTACATTAACGAAAGTCTTTATAATTATGTTTATATCTCTGCCGCAAAGCTAAAAGCTTGCGAGAACAATGCCCTGTGTGAGAAATTTATAAACGAACTAAAAAGCGATCGTTCTAAAGAAATTTTTGCCAAATTCGGACTTAAGTAG